Proteins encoded in a region of the Takifugu flavidus isolate HTHZ2018 chromosome 8, ASM371156v2, whole genome shotgun sequence genome:
- the kansl2 gene encoding KAT8 regulatory NSL complex subunit 2 isoform X2, protein MNRIRIHVLPSSRTRVAQTLRPEEPQTCAFAQRPCSLPRLDGLEFCIKHILEDKTAPFKQCNYVSTKNGKRCPNASPKGDRKDGVTFCAEHARRNAMALRAQMRKQLCSPSPETLLSQLSGYSRPEALALDGGHSESTRALEEDSLSEEEQGPLLLDQTWRGDPESEADSIDSDHEDPLKHAGVYTAEEVALITREKLIRLQSLYIDQFKRLQHLLKEKKRRYLHSRKVEHESLGSSLLTGPEGLSMKERENLKKLKALRRYRRRYGAEALLHRQLRSRRQAVTEGATQPHSRTASEKCSSLVEGGRCTNPCLPLARHCLSHIYQDGSQVLFKACPGTQGVPCKRTVHMGQSEDPRCPIHLILPPPMFQPEMEAPLPETLGATSRDMYLSAAELQPTENLPLEFSDDLDVEGDGMQGPPSPLQFDTALALEDQTIRAIAEAPMDILTAEHPDHLDLDSSGQDASERDVEPITEDQVESRVGGGEEEAAGAGQSPGAALGSR, encoded by the exons ATGAACCGGATCAGAATCCACGTGTTGCCCTCCAGTCGGACTCGCGTTGCCCAGACGCTTCGCCCCGAGGAGCCCCAGACGTGTGCGTTTGCCCAGAGACCCTGCTCTCTGCCCCGGCTGGACGGCCTGGAGTTCTGCATCAAACACATCCTGGAGGACAAAACCGCCCCGTTCAAGCAGTGCAATTACGTCTCCACCAAGAACGGCAAACGCTGCCCTAATGCCTCCCCCAAGGGCGACAGGAAAGACGG AGTCACATTCTGCGCAGAGCACGCTCGCAGGAATGCCATGGCGCTGCGTGCACAGATGAGGAAGCAGCTGTGCAGCCCCTCCCCCGAGACGCTTCTGTCTCAGCTCAGCGGGTACAGCCGTCCCGAGGCCCTCGCCCTGGACGGAGGCCATTCCGAGTCCACCCGCGCCCTCG aggaggacagtctgagcgaggaggagcagggccCCCTCCTGCTGGACCAGACGTGGCGGGGAGACCCGGAGAGTGAGGCAGACAGCATCGACAGCGACCATGAGGACCCCTTAAA ACACGCAGGTGTCTacacagcagaggaggtggCGCTGATCACCAGAGAGAAGCTGATCCGGCTGCAGTCGCTCTACATCGACCAGTTCAAGCGGCTGCAGCacctgctgaaggagaagaagaggaggtacCTGCACAGCAGGAAGGTGGAGCATGAGTCTCTGG GGAGCAGCCTGCTCACGGGACCAGAAGGTCTGTCcatgaaggagagggagaaccTGAAGAAGCTCAAAGCCCTGCGGCGGTACCGGCGCCGCTACGGCGCGGAGGCGCTGCTGCACcggcagctgaggagcaggaggcaggCGGTGACGGAAGGCGCCACGCAG CCCCACTCCAGAACGGCGTCCGAGAAGTGCAGCTCTCTGGTGGAGGGGGGCCGCTGCACCAACCCCTGCCTGCCGCTGGCTCGCCACTGCCTCTCAC ACATCTACCAGGACGGGAGCCAGGTGCTCTTCAAAGCCTGTCCGGGCACGCAGGGCGTGCCGTGCAAGCGCACCGTGCACATGGGCCAGTCGGAAGACCCCCGCTGCCCCATCCACCTCATCCTGCCACCCCCGATGTTCCAGCCGGAGATGGAGGCGCCCCTCCCGGAGACGCTGGGGGCCACCAGCAGAGACATGTACCTgagtgctgcagagctgcagcccaCGGAGAACCTGCCCCTGGAGTTCAGTGAT GACCTGGATGTGGAGGGGGACGGCATGCAGGGCCCCCCGTCCCCTCTGCAGTTTGACACGGCCCTGGCGCTGGAGGACCAGACCATCAGAGCCATCGCCGAGGCCCCCATGGACATACTGACGGCAGAACACCCCgaccacctggacctggactccTCGGGACAGGATGCGTCCGAGAGAGACGTGGAGCCCATCACAGAGGACCAG GTGGAGTCGCGGgtgggtggaggtgaggaggaggccgCCGGAGCGGGACAGAGCCCAGGAGCCGCCCTTGGATCCAGATGA
- the kansl2 gene encoding KAT8 regulatory NSL complex subunit 2 isoform X1 codes for MNRIRIHVLPSSRTRVAQTLRPEEPQTCAFAQRPCSLPRLDGLEFCIKHILEDKTAPFKQCNYVSTKNGKRCPNASPKGDRKDGVTFCAEHARRNAMALRAQMRKQLCSPSPETLLSQLSGYSRPEALALDGGHSESTRALEEDSLSEEEQGPLLLDQTWRGDPESEADSIDSDHEDPLKHAGVYTAEEVALITREKLIRLQSLYIDQFKRLQHLLKEKKRRYLHSRKVEHESLGSSLLTGPEGLSMKERENLKKLKALRRYRRRYGAEALLHRQLRSRRQAVTEGATQVRRHQPHSRTASEKCSSLVEGGRCTNPCLPLARHCLSHIYQDGSQVLFKACPGTQGVPCKRTVHMGQSEDPRCPIHLILPPPMFQPEMEAPLPETLGATSRDMYLSAAELQPTENLPLEFSDDLDVEGDGMQGPPSPLQFDTALALEDQTIRAIAEAPMDILTAEHPDHLDLDSSGQDASERDVEPITEDQVESRVGGGEEEAAGAGQSPGAALGSR; via the exons ATGAACCGGATCAGAATCCACGTGTTGCCCTCCAGTCGGACTCGCGTTGCCCAGACGCTTCGCCCCGAGGAGCCCCAGACGTGTGCGTTTGCCCAGAGACCCTGCTCTCTGCCCCGGCTGGACGGCCTGGAGTTCTGCATCAAACACATCCTGGAGGACAAAACCGCCCCGTTCAAGCAGTGCAATTACGTCTCCACCAAGAACGGCAAACGCTGCCCTAATGCCTCCCCCAAGGGCGACAGGAAAGACGG AGTCACATTCTGCGCAGAGCACGCTCGCAGGAATGCCATGGCGCTGCGTGCACAGATGAGGAAGCAGCTGTGCAGCCCCTCCCCCGAGACGCTTCTGTCTCAGCTCAGCGGGTACAGCCGTCCCGAGGCCCTCGCCCTGGACGGAGGCCATTCCGAGTCCACCCGCGCCCTCG aggaggacagtctgagcgaggaggagcagggccCCCTCCTGCTGGACCAGACGTGGCGGGGAGACCCGGAGAGTGAGGCAGACAGCATCGACAGCGACCATGAGGACCCCTTAAA ACACGCAGGTGTCTacacagcagaggaggtggCGCTGATCACCAGAGAGAAGCTGATCCGGCTGCAGTCGCTCTACATCGACCAGTTCAAGCGGCTGCAGCacctgctgaaggagaagaagaggaggtacCTGCACAGCAGGAAGGTGGAGCATGAGTCTCTGG GGAGCAGCCTGCTCACGGGACCAGAAGGTCTGTCcatgaaggagagggagaaccTGAAGAAGCTCAAAGCCCTGCGGCGGTACCGGCGCCGCTACGGCGCGGAGGCGCTGCTGCACcggcagctgaggagcaggaggcaggCGGTGACGGAAGGCGCCACGCAGGTGCGACGACATCAG CCCCACTCCAGAACGGCGTCCGAGAAGTGCAGCTCTCTGGTGGAGGGGGGCCGCTGCACCAACCCCTGCCTGCCGCTGGCTCGCCACTGCCTCTCAC ACATCTACCAGGACGGGAGCCAGGTGCTCTTCAAAGCCTGTCCGGGCACGCAGGGCGTGCCGTGCAAGCGCACCGTGCACATGGGCCAGTCGGAAGACCCCCGCTGCCCCATCCACCTCATCCTGCCACCCCCGATGTTCCAGCCGGAGATGGAGGCGCCCCTCCCGGAGACGCTGGGGGCCACCAGCAGAGACATGTACCTgagtgctgcagagctgcagcccaCGGAGAACCTGCCCCTGGAGTTCAGTGAT GACCTGGATGTGGAGGGGGACGGCATGCAGGGCCCCCCGTCCCCTCTGCAGTTTGACACGGCCCTGGCGCTGGAGGACCAGACCATCAGAGCCATCGCCGAGGCCCCCATGGACATACTGACGGCAGAACACCCCgaccacctggacctggactccTCGGGACAGGATGCGTCCGAGAGAGACGTGGAGCCCATCACAGAGGACCAG GTGGAGTCGCGGgtgggtggaggtgaggaggaggccgCCGGAGCGGGACAGAGCCCAGGAGCCGCCCTTGGATCCAGATGA
- the ccnt1 gene encoding cyclin-T1 isoform X4 — protein MCPSSPSTPLSCTCIGSTWSSPSQGSTGISFLPPRSFLLPKWRNSPENWNMSSRWPMRVSTLRSLLQTSAVILHLTTFCLQYSPPVVACVCIHLACKWSNWEIPVSTDGKHWWEYVDPTVTLELLDELTHEFLQILEKTPSRLKRIRNWKAGGQTPKAKPKLQEDGDQRDTMMSMISMASSESTVAGLMSLSVPASAGLMDDKEQVASGSAATWSGKGIPEAQQSNSEVHTPAKVSLSEYRAKNADVLAAQKRKLENMEASVKRDYANAAQALIGQQQRKQQHHQQPAATYSDISSPSPIILKIPLEKEKHDRSALKMRFPVAGGGGGSGHGARGQDPDIKVRIRVPEKQRGGAGEEGKSRDKHRERSNHHHHHHHHHSSSSSSLSSSSHKHSSGSAAATGSSKKVSADFSRTGSSSSSTSRKRAHPQDPAAPGPHPPSKLGKSSRNPYQLTSLSSGQTLGHASDLLPPQGVPHHQGGYTHSKGDKLDTNGHGGGGSSQSNEYQDTFEMLNSLLSAQGVQPAQPSVFDYRTQYGEYRYSGGARAGNPRPPPLPSEPPPPLPPLPK, from the exons ATGT GTCCCAGCTCACCATCAACACCGCTATCGTGTACATGCATCGGTTCTACATGGTCCAGTCCTTCACAAGGTTCCACAGGAAT ATCATTTCTCCCGCCGCGCTCTTTCTTGCTGCCAAAGTGGAGGAACAGCCCCGAAAACTGGAACATGTCATCAAGGTGGCCCATGCGTGTCTCAACCCTCAGGAGCCTTCTCCAGACATCCGCAGTGAT TCTGCACCTGACCACCTTCTGCCTGCAGTACAGCCCCCCCGTCGTGGCCTGTGTTTGCATCCATCTCGCCTGCAAATGGTCCAACTGGGAGATCCCGGTGTCCACCGACGGCAAGCACTGGTGGGAGTACGTGGACCCCACGGTgacgctggagctgctggacg AGCTCACGCACGAGTTCCTGCAGATCCTGGAGAAGACGCCCAGTCGACTGAAGCGGATCCGCAACTGgaag GCCGGAGGCCAAACACCCAAAGCCAAGCCCAAACTGCAGGAGGACGGCGATCAGAGGGACACCATGATGAGCATGATCTCCATGGCGTCCTCGGAGAGCACGGTGGCGGGCCTGATGAGTCTGTCGGTGCCGGCGTCCGCCGGGCTCATGGACGACAAGGAGCAGGTCGCGTCCGGCAGCGCGGCGACCTGGTCGGGAAAAGGCATTCCTGAGgcgcagcagagcaacagcgaGGTCCACACCCCGGCCAAGGTGTCGCTGAGCGAGTACCGGGCCAAGAACGCCGACGTGCTGGCCGCCcagaagaggaagctggagaacaTGGAGGCCAGCGTGAAGAGGGACTACGCCAACGCCGCCCAGGCTCTCATcgggcagcagcagaggaagcagcagcatcaccagcaaCCGGCCGCCACCTACTCCGATATCTCCAGCCCGTCGCCCATCATCCTGAAGATCCcgctggagaaggagaaacacGACAGGAGCGCTCTGAAGATGCGGTTCCCTGTCGCCGGGGGAGGGGGCGGTAGCGGGCACGGCGCCCGGGGCCAGGACCCCGACATCAAGGTCCGCATCAGAGTGCCTGAAAAGCAGAGGGGGGGCGCAGGGGAGGAGGGCAAGAGCCGGGACAAGCACAGAGAGCGCTcaaaccatcaccaccaccaccaccaccaccactcctccagcagctcctcgctctcctcctcctcacacaaacactcctCAGGCTCCGCAGCCGCCACAGGAAGTAGCAAAAAAGTCTCCGCCGACTTCTCCAGAACCGGttcttcctcctcgtccaccTCACGCAAGAGGGCGCACCCGCAGGACCCGGCTGCCCCcggcccccaccccccctccaagcTGGGCAAGTCCTCCAGAAACCCGTACCAGCTCACGTCGCTGTCCTCGGGCCAGACCCTGGGCCACGCCTCAgacctcctgcccccccagggTGTCCCACACCACCAGGGGGGCTACACGCACAGCAAGGGCGACAAACTGGACACTAATGGTCAcggaggggggggcagctccCAGTCCAATGAGTACCAGGACACCTTTGAAATGCTGAACTCGCTCCTGAGCGCTCAGGGTGTCCAGCCGGCGCAGCCGTCCGTCTTTGACTACAGAACCCAGTACGGGGAGTACCGGTACAGCGGGGGGGCCCGAGCCGGCAACCCCAGACCCCCGCCCCTGCCTTCAGAACCGCCCCCACCTTTGCCGCCACTACCAAAATGA
- the ccnt1 gene encoding cyclin-T1 isoform X1, whose product MAASFSSVPENCNNKWYYTRAQIDNNPSRRAGLDPDKELSYRQQAANLLQDMGQRLNVSQLTINTAIVYMHRFYMVQSFTRFHRNIISPAALFLAAKVEEQPRKLEHVIKVAHACLNPQEPSPDIRSDAYLQQAQDLVILESIILQTLAFEITIDHPHTHVVKCTQLVRVVVAASKDLAQTSYFMATNSLHLTTFCLQYSPPVVACVCIHLACKWSNWEIPVSTDGKHWWEYVDPTVTLELLDELTHEFLQILEKTPSRLKRIRNWKAGGQTPKAKPKLQEDGDQRDTMMSMISMASSESTVAGLMSLSVPASAGLMDDKEQVASGSAATWSGKGIPEAQQSNSEVHTPAKVSLSEYRAKNADVLAAQKRKLENMEASVKRDYANAAQALIGQQQRKQQHHQQPAATYSDISSPSPIILKIPLEKEKHDRSALKMRFPVAGGGGGSGHGARGQDPDIKVRIRVPEKQRGGAGEEGKSRDKHRERSNHHHHHHHHHSSSSSSLSSSSHKHSSGSAAATGSSKKVSADFSRTGSSSSSTSRKRAHPQDPAAPGPHPPSKLGKSSRNPYQLTSLSSGQTLGHASDLLPPQGVPHHQGGYTHSKGDKLDTNGHGGGGSSQSNEYQDTFEMLNSLLSAQGVQPAQPSVFDYRTQYGEYRYSGGARAGNPRPPPLPSEPPPPLPPLPK is encoded by the exons ATGGCGGCTTCGTTCAGTTCTGTCCCCGAAAACTGTAACAACAAATGGTATTACACCCGGGCACAGATCGACAACAACCCGTCCCGGCGAGCTGGACTTGACCCGGACAAGGAGCTGTCCTACAGACAACAAGCAGCCAACCTGCTCCAGGACATGGGACAGCGGCTCAATGT GTCCCAGCTCACCATCAACACCGCTATCGTGTACATGCATCGGTTCTACATGGTCCAGTCCTTCACAAGGTTCCACAGGAAT ATCATTTCTCCCGCCGCGCTCTTTCTTGCTGCCAAAGTGGAGGAACAGCCCCGAAAACTGGAACATGTCATCAAGGTGGCCCATGCGTGTCTCAACCCTCAGGAGCCTTCTCCAGACATCCGCAGTGAT GCCTACCTGCAACAAGCCCAAGACCTGGTCATTCTTGAGAGCATAATCCTCCAGACCTTGG CTTTCGAAATCACCATCGACCATCCGCACACCCACGTGGTGAAGTGCACCCAGCTGGTCCGAG ttgttgttgcagccaGTAAAGACCTGGCCCAAACGTCCTACTTTATGGCCACCAACAG TCTGCACCTGACCACCTTCTGCCTGCAGTACAGCCCCCCCGTCGTGGCCTGTGTTTGCATCCATCTCGCCTGCAAATGGTCCAACTGGGAGATCCCGGTGTCCACCGACGGCAAGCACTGGTGGGAGTACGTGGACCCCACGGTgacgctggagctgctggacg AGCTCACGCACGAGTTCCTGCAGATCCTGGAGAAGACGCCCAGTCGACTGAAGCGGATCCGCAACTGgaag GCCGGAGGCCAAACACCCAAAGCCAAGCCCAAACTGCAGGAGGACGGCGATCAGAGGGACACCATGATGAGCATGATCTCCATGGCGTCCTCGGAGAGCACGGTGGCGGGCCTGATGAGTCTGTCGGTGCCGGCGTCCGCCGGGCTCATGGACGACAAGGAGCAGGTCGCGTCCGGCAGCGCGGCGACCTGGTCGGGAAAAGGCATTCCTGAGgcgcagcagagcaacagcgaGGTCCACACCCCGGCCAAGGTGTCGCTGAGCGAGTACCGGGCCAAGAACGCCGACGTGCTGGCCGCCcagaagaggaagctggagaacaTGGAGGCCAGCGTGAAGAGGGACTACGCCAACGCCGCCCAGGCTCTCATcgggcagcagcagaggaagcagcagcatcaccagcaaCCGGCCGCCACCTACTCCGATATCTCCAGCCCGTCGCCCATCATCCTGAAGATCCcgctggagaaggagaaacacGACAGGAGCGCTCTGAAGATGCGGTTCCCTGTCGCCGGGGGAGGGGGCGGTAGCGGGCACGGCGCCCGGGGCCAGGACCCCGACATCAAGGTCCGCATCAGAGTGCCTGAAAAGCAGAGGGGGGGCGCAGGGGAGGAGGGCAAGAGCCGGGACAAGCACAGAGAGCGCTcaaaccatcaccaccaccaccaccaccaccactcctccagcagctcctcgctctcctcctcctcacacaaacactcctCAGGCTCCGCAGCCGCCACAGGAAGTAGCAAAAAAGTCTCCGCCGACTTCTCCAGAACCGGttcttcctcctcgtccaccTCACGCAAGAGGGCGCACCCGCAGGACCCGGCTGCCCCcggcccccaccccccctccaagcTGGGCAAGTCCTCCAGAAACCCGTACCAGCTCACGTCGCTGTCCTCGGGCCAGACCCTGGGCCACGCCTCAgacctcctgcccccccagggTGTCCCACACCACCAGGGGGGCTACACGCACAGCAAGGGCGACAAACTGGACACTAATGGTCAcggaggggggggcagctccCAGTCCAATGAGTACCAGGACACCTTTGAAATGCTGAACTCGCTCCTGAGCGCTCAGGGTGTCCAGCCGGCGCAGCCGTCCGTCTTTGACTACAGAACCCAGTACGGGGAGTACCGGTACAGCGGGGGGGCCCGAGCCGGCAACCCCAGACCCCCGCCCCTGCCTTCAGAACCGCCCCCACCTTTGCCGCCACTACCAAAATGA
- the ccnt1 gene encoding cyclin-T1 isoform X3, with translation MAASFSSVPENCNNKWYYTRAQIDNNPSRRAGLDPDKELSYRQQAANLLQDMGQRLNVSQLTINTAIVYMHRFYMVQSFTRFHRNIISPAALFLAAKVEEQPRKLEHVIKVAHACLNPQEPSPDIRSDAYLQQAQDLVILESIILQTLAFEITIDHPHTHVVKCTQLVRASKDLAQTSYFMATNSLHLTTFCLQYSPPVVACVCIHLACKWSNWEIPVSTDGKHWWEYVDPTVTLELLDELTHEFLQILEKTPSRLKRIRNWKAGGQTPKAKPKLQEDGDQRDTMMSMISMASSESTVAGLMSLSVPASAGLMDDKEQVASGSAATWSGKGIPEAQQSNSEVHTPAKVSLSEYRAKNADVLAAQKRKLENMEASVKRDYANAAQALIGQQQRKQQHHQQPAATYSDISSPSPIILKIPLEKEKHDRSALKMRFPVAGGGGGSGHGARGQDPDIKVRIRVPEKQRGGAGEEGKSRDKHRERSNHHHHHHHHHSSSSSSLSSSSHKHSSGSAAATGSSKKVSADFSRTGSSSSSTSRKRAHPQDPAAPGPHPPSKLGKSSRNPYQLTSLSSGQTLGHASDLLPPQGVPHHQGGYTHSKGDKLDTNGHGGGGSSQSNEYQDTFEMLNSLLSAQGVQPAQPSVFDYRTQYGEYRYSGGARAGNPRPPPLPSEPPPPLPPLPK, from the exons ATGGCGGCTTCGTTCAGTTCTGTCCCCGAAAACTGTAACAACAAATGGTATTACACCCGGGCACAGATCGACAACAACCCGTCCCGGCGAGCTGGACTTGACCCGGACAAGGAGCTGTCCTACAGACAACAAGCAGCCAACCTGCTCCAGGACATGGGACAGCGGCTCAATGT GTCCCAGCTCACCATCAACACCGCTATCGTGTACATGCATCGGTTCTACATGGTCCAGTCCTTCACAAGGTTCCACAGGAAT ATCATTTCTCCCGCCGCGCTCTTTCTTGCTGCCAAAGTGGAGGAACAGCCCCGAAAACTGGAACATGTCATCAAGGTGGCCCATGCGTGTCTCAACCCTCAGGAGCCTTCTCCAGACATCCGCAGTGAT GCCTACCTGCAACAAGCCCAAGACCTGGTCATTCTTGAGAGCATAATCCTCCAGACCTTGG CTTTCGAAATCACCATCGACCATCCGCACACCCACGTGGTGAAGTGCACCCAGCTGGTCCGAG ccaGTAAAGACCTGGCCCAAACGTCCTACTTTATGGCCACCAACAG TCTGCACCTGACCACCTTCTGCCTGCAGTACAGCCCCCCCGTCGTGGCCTGTGTTTGCATCCATCTCGCCTGCAAATGGTCCAACTGGGAGATCCCGGTGTCCACCGACGGCAAGCACTGGTGGGAGTACGTGGACCCCACGGTgacgctggagctgctggacg AGCTCACGCACGAGTTCCTGCAGATCCTGGAGAAGACGCCCAGTCGACTGAAGCGGATCCGCAACTGgaag GCCGGAGGCCAAACACCCAAAGCCAAGCCCAAACTGCAGGAGGACGGCGATCAGAGGGACACCATGATGAGCATGATCTCCATGGCGTCCTCGGAGAGCACGGTGGCGGGCCTGATGAGTCTGTCGGTGCCGGCGTCCGCCGGGCTCATGGACGACAAGGAGCAGGTCGCGTCCGGCAGCGCGGCGACCTGGTCGGGAAAAGGCATTCCTGAGgcgcagcagagcaacagcgaGGTCCACACCCCGGCCAAGGTGTCGCTGAGCGAGTACCGGGCCAAGAACGCCGACGTGCTGGCCGCCcagaagaggaagctggagaacaTGGAGGCCAGCGTGAAGAGGGACTACGCCAACGCCGCCCAGGCTCTCATcgggcagcagcagaggaagcagcagcatcaccagcaaCCGGCCGCCACCTACTCCGATATCTCCAGCCCGTCGCCCATCATCCTGAAGATCCcgctggagaaggagaaacacGACAGGAGCGCTCTGAAGATGCGGTTCCCTGTCGCCGGGGGAGGGGGCGGTAGCGGGCACGGCGCCCGGGGCCAGGACCCCGACATCAAGGTCCGCATCAGAGTGCCTGAAAAGCAGAGGGGGGGCGCAGGGGAGGAGGGCAAGAGCCGGGACAAGCACAGAGAGCGCTcaaaccatcaccaccaccaccaccaccaccactcctccagcagctcctcgctctcctcctcctcacacaaacactcctCAGGCTCCGCAGCCGCCACAGGAAGTAGCAAAAAAGTCTCCGCCGACTTCTCCAGAACCGGttcttcctcctcgtccaccTCACGCAAGAGGGCGCACCCGCAGGACCCGGCTGCCCCcggcccccaccccccctccaagcTGGGCAAGTCCTCCAGAAACCCGTACCAGCTCACGTCGCTGTCCTCGGGCCAGACCCTGGGCCACGCCTCAgacctcctgcccccccagggTGTCCCACACCACCAGGGGGGCTACACGCACAGCAAGGGCGACAAACTGGACACTAATGGTCAcggaggggggggcagctccCAGTCCAATGAGTACCAGGACACCTTTGAAATGCTGAACTCGCTCCTGAGCGCTCAGGGTGTCCAGCCGGCGCAGCCGTCCGTCTTTGACTACAGAACCCAGTACGGGGAGTACCGGTACAGCGGGGGGGCCCGAGCCGGCAACCCCAGACCCCCGCCCCTGCCTTCAGAACCGCCCCCACCTTTGCCGCCACTACCAAAATGA
- the ccnt1 gene encoding cyclin-T1 isoform X2, producing the protein MAASFSSVPENCNNKWYYTRAQIDNNPSRRAGLDPDKELSYRQQAANLLQDMGQRLNVSQLTINTAIVYMHRFYMVQSFTRFHRNIISPAALFLAAKVEEQPRKLEHVIKVAHACLNPQEPSPDIRSDAYLQQAQDLVILESIILQTLAFEITIDHPHTHVVKCTQLVRVVAASKDLAQTSYFMATNSLHLTTFCLQYSPPVVACVCIHLACKWSNWEIPVSTDGKHWWEYVDPTVTLELLDELTHEFLQILEKTPSRLKRIRNWKAGGQTPKAKPKLQEDGDQRDTMMSMISMASSESTVAGLMSLSVPASAGLMDDKEQVASGSAATWSGKGIPEAQQSNSEVHTPAKVSLSEYRAKNADVLAAQKRKLENMEASVKRDYANAAQALIGQQQRKQQHHQQPAATYSDISSPSPIILKIPLEKEKHDRSALKMRFPVAGGGGGSGHGARGQDPDIKVRIRVPEKQRGGAGEEGKSRDKHRERSNHHHHHHHHHSSSSSSLSSSSHKHSSGSAAATGSSKKVSADFSRTGSSSSSTSRKRAHPQDPAAPGPHPPSKLGKSSRNPYQLTSLSSGQTLGHASDLLPPQGVPHHQGGYTHSKGDKLDTNGHGGGGSSQSNEYQDTFEMLNSLLSAQGVQPAQPSVFDYRTQYGEYRYSGGARAGNPRPPPLPSEPPPPLPPLPK; encoded by the exons ATGGCGGCTTCGTTCAGTTCTGTCCCCGAAAACTGTAACAACAAATGGTATTACACCCGGGCACAGATCGACAACAACCCGTCCCGGCGAGCTGGACTTGACCCGGACAAGGAGCTGTCCTACAGACAACAAGCAGCCAACCTGCTCCAGGACATGGGACAGCGGCTCAATGT GTCCCAGCTCACCATCAACACCGCTATCGTGTACATGCATCGGTTCTACATGGTCCAGTCCTTCACAAGGTTCCACAGGAAT ATCATTTCTCCCGCCGCGCTCTTTCTTGCTGCCAAAGTGGAGGAACAGCCCCGAAAACTGGAACATGTCATCAAGGTGGCCCATGCGTGTCTCAACCCTCAGGAGCCTTCTCCAGACATCCGCAGTGAT GCCTACCTGCAACAAGCCCAAGACCTGGTCATTCTTGAGAGCATAATCCTCCAGACCTTGG CTTTCGAAATCACCATCGACCATCCGCACACCCACGTGGTGAAGTGCACCCAGCTGGTCCGAG ttgttgcagccaGTAAAGACCTGGCCCAAACGTCCTACTTTATGGCCACCAACAG TCTGCACCTGACCACCTTCTGCCTGCAGTACAGCCCCCCCGTCGTGGCCTGTGTTTGCATCCATCTCGCCTGCAAATGGTCCAACTGGGAGATCCCGGTGTCCACCGACGGCAAGCACTGGTGGGAGTACGTGGACCCCACGGTgacgctggagctgctggacg AGCTCACGCACGAGTTCCTGCAGATCCTGGAGAAGACGCCCAGTCGACTGAAGCGGATCCGCAACTGgaag GCCGGAGGCCAAACACCCAAAGCCAAGCCCAAACTGCAGGAGGACGGCGATCAGAGGGACACCATGATGAGCATGATCTCCATGGCGTCCTCGGAGAGCACGGTGGCGGGCCTGATGAGTCTGTCGGTGCCGGCGTCCGCCGGGCTCATGGACGACAAGGAGCAGGTCGCGTCCGGCAGCGCGGCGACCTGGTCGGGAAAAGGCATTCCTGAGgcgcagcagagcaacagcgaGGTCCACACCCCGGCCAAGGTGTCGCTGAGCGAGTACCGGGCCAAGAACGCCGACGTGCTGGCCGCCcagaagaggaagctggagaacaTGGAGGCCAGCGTGAAGAGGGACTACGCCAACGCCGCCCAGGCTCTCATcgggcagcagcagaggaagcagcagcatcaccagcaaCCGGCCGCCACCTACTCCGATATCTCCAGCCCGTCGCCCATCATCCTGAAGATCCcgctggagaaggagaaacacGACAGGAGCGCTCTGAAGATGCGGTTCCCTGTCGCCGGGGGAGGGGGCGGTAGCGGGCACGGCGCCCGGGGCCAGGACCCCGACATCAAGGTCCGCATCAGAGTGCCTGAAAAGCAGAGGGGGGGCGCAGGGGAGGAGGGCAAGAGCCGGGACAAGCACAGAGAGCGCTcaaaccatcaccaccaccaccaccaccaccactcctccagcagctcctcgctctcctcctcctcacacaaacactcctCAGGCTCCGCAGCCGCCACAGGAAGTAGCAAAAAAGTCTCCGCCGACTTCTCCAGAACCGGttcttcctcctcgtccaccTCACGCAAGAGGGCGCACCCGCAGGACCCGGCTGCCCCcggcccccaccccccctccaagcTGGGCAAGTCCTCCAGAAACCCGTACCAGCTCACGTCGCTGTCCTCGGGCCAGACCCTGGGCCACGCCTCAgacctcctgcccccccagggTGTCCCACACCACCAGGGGGGCTACACGCACAGCAAGGGCGACAAACTGGACACTAATGGTCAcggaggggggggcagctccCAGTCCAATGAGTACCAGGACACCTTTGAAATGCTGAACTCGCTCCTGAGCGCTCAGGGTGTCCAGCCGGCGCAGCCGTCCGTCTTTGACTACAGAACCCAGTACGGGGAGTACCGGTACAGCGGGGGGGCCCGAGCCGGCAACCCCAGACCCCCGCCCCTGCCTTCAGAACCGCCCCCACCTTTGCCGCCACTACCAAAATGA